One Maniola jurtina chromosome 24, ilManJurt1.1, whole genome shotgun sequence DNA window includes the following coding sequences:
- the LOC123877884 gene encoding equilibrative nucleoside transporter 1 isoform X1 — protein sequence MTDQNSRIEAPDIKDHSKYYKLRDFLKTKDFMSSITYVDVVLLNRFLSRFKEVKVKGWDAKGEGEKAPFLRNEPVKLTPAWEGSNLPNDTLNLKGIAMDLAPPKDKWNLIYLTLLLHGLGTLTAWNMFITAKDYFVKYKLLNAPQYSGDFMTYVGWACQVPNLLFSWINIFVKIGGNLTTRIVWSLCMEVLIFVVTVVLAMVDSSQWSEAFFILTVISVFFLNGFNAIFQNSVYGLAARLPPQYTGAVVLGSNICGTLVVFISWASDVFTSSYRTSAIYYFIAGMFVLLICFDTYFALPLNRFYRYHETLQERTLRVNPALAATNQNADPVQKKTPYGLIVRQSFIQLYNIFIVFFVTLAVFPAVHSDIQPITPGFLGSNFVRITCFLTFNFTAMIGNITASLWQFPTQKWLFIFTTIRILFIPLYLLCNYQPMYTTRTLPVWVNNDWAYWGMAVLLGWSSGHGSSLGMMYVSGTVAPENAMTAGMIGGATLVTGIVAGITFSKFCPALVSLNAWTNM from the exons ATGACCGACCAGAATTCTAGAATAGAAGCGCCAGATATAAAGGATCATAGTAAATATTACAAACTCAGGGATTTCCTAAAAACTAAGGATTTTATGTCGTCTATCACTTATGTAGACGTCGTTTTGTTAAATCGATTTCTGTCAAGGTTCAAGGAAGTTAAGGTCAAAG gttGGGATGCAAAGGGCGAGGGCGAGAAGGCGCCCTTCTTACGAAACGAGCCCGTGAAACTGACGCCAGCCTGGGAGGGCTCCAACCTGCCCAATGACACACTTAACTTGAAAG GTATAGCTATGGACTTGGCGCCACCCAAAGACAAATGGAACCTAATCTACTTGACTCTATTACTGCACGGTCTAGGCACGCTGACCGCGTGGAATATGTTCATAACGGCGAAGGACTACTTCGTGAAGTATAAGCTGCTGAACGCCCCGCAATACTCGGGCGACTTTATGACGTACGTTGGATGGGCGTGCCAAGTGCCCAACTTGCTGTTCAGTTGGATCAACATATTTGTTAAGATTGG GGGTAACCTGACGACGCGAATAGTGTGGTCGCTATGCATGGAGGTGCTGATCTTTGTGGTGACGGTGGTCCTCGCCATGGTGGACAGCTCGCAGTGGTCGGAGGCCTTCTTTATACTGACCGTCATATCTGTCTTCTTTTTGAATG GTTTCAACGCAATTTTCCAAAACTCCGTTTACGGGTTGGCCGCGCGTCTACCTCCCCAATACACTGGAGCGGTGGTGCTTGGCTCAAACATTTGCGGCACATTGGTCGTGTTCATCAGCTGGGCCTCTGACGTATTCACGAGCAGCTATAGGACGTCCGCGATATACTACTTCATTGCTGGAATGTTTGTGCTGCTCATATGTTTTGACACCTACTTCGCTTTGCCGTTAAAC AGATTCTACCGCTACCACGAAACATTACAAGAGCGAACTCTACGTGTGAACCCCGCCTTAGCAGCGACCAATCAGAATGCGGATCCTGTCCAAAAGAAGACGCCATACGGCCTCATAGTGAGGCAGTCATTCATACAGCTGTACAACATCTTTATAGTCTTCTTTGTCACTCTTGCTGTCTTTCCTGCAGTGCATTCAG ATATTCAACCAATCACACCAGGCTTCCTTGGTAGTAACTTTGTCCGGATAACATGTTTCCTAACATTCAACTTTACAGCAATGATTGGCAACATCACTGCAAGTCTTTGGCAGTTT cCCACTCAGAAATGGTTGTTCATATTCACGACAATCCGTATCTTGTTCATTCCCCTGTACTTACTATGCAACTACCAACCGATGTACACGACTCGTACACTGCCAGTATGGGTAAACAATGATTGGGCGTATTGGGGGATGGCCGTGTTGCTGGGCTGGAGTTCGGGCCATGGCAGTTCTCTGGGCATGATGTATGTCAGTGG aACCGTAGCCCCAGAGAATGCGATGACAGCGGGTATGATAGGAGGCGCAACACTAGTGACAGGCATTGTGGCGGGTATCACCTTCTCCAAGTTCTGCCCCGCACTAGTGTCTCTCAACGCGTGGACCAATATGTAG
- the LOC123877884 gene encoding equilibrative nucleoside transporter 1 isoform X3 — protein MDLAPPKDKWNLIYLTLLLHGLGTLTAWNMFITAKDYFVKYKLLNAPQYSGDFMTYVGWACQVPNLLFSWINIFVKIGGNLTTRIVWSLCMEVLIFVVTVVLAMVDSSQWSEAFFILTVISVFFLNGFNAIFQNSVYGLAARLPPQYTGAVVLGSNICGTLVVFISWASDVFTSSYRTSAIYYFIAGMFVLLICFDTYFALPLNRFYRYHETLQERTLRVNPALAATNQNADPVQKKTPYGLIVRQSFIQLYNIFIVFFVTLAVFPAVHSDIQPITPGFLGSNFVRITCFLTFNFTAMIGNITASLWQFPTQKWLFIFTTIRILFIPLYLLCNYQPMYTTRTLPVWVNNDWAYWGMAVLLGWSSGHGSSLGMMYVSGTVAPENAMTAGMIGGATLVTGIVAGITFSKFCPALVSLNAWTNM, from the exons ATGGACTTGGCGCCACCCAAAGACAAATGGAACCTAATCTACTTGACTCTATTACTGCACGGTCTAGGCACGCTGACCGCGTGGAATATGTTCATAACGGCGAAGGACTACTTCGTGAAGTATAAGCTGCTGAACGCCCCGCAATACTCGGGCGACTTTATGACGTACGTTGGATGGGCGTGCCAAGTGCCCAACTTGCTGTTCAGTTGGATCAACATATTTGTTAAGATTGG GGGTAACCTGACGACGCGAATAGTGTGGTCGCTATGCATGGAGGTGCTGATCTTTGTGGTGACGGTGGTCCTCGCCATGGTGGACAGCTCGCAGTGGTCGGAGGCCTTCTTTATACTGACCGTCATATCTGTCTTCTTTTTGAATG GTTTCAACGCAATTTTCCAAAACTCCGTTTACGGGTTGGCCGCGCGTCTACCTCCCCAATACACTGGAGCGGTGGTGCTTGGCTCAAACATTTGCGGCACATTGGTCGTGTTCATCAGCTGGGCCTCTGACGTATTCACGAGCAGCTATAGGACGTCCGCGATATACTACTTCATTGCTGGAATGTTTGTGCTGCTCATATGTTTTGACACCTACTTCGCTTTGCCGTTAAAC AGATTCTACCGCTACCACGAAACATTACAAGAGCGAACTCTACGTGTGAACCCCGCCTTAGCAGCGACCAATCAGAATGCGGATCCTGTCCAAAAGAAGACGCCATACGGCCTCATAGTGAGGCAGTCATTCATACAGCTGTACAACATCTTTATAGTCTTCTTTGTCACTCTTGCTGTCTTTCCTGCAGTGCATTCAG ATATTCAACCAATCACACCAGGCTTCCTTGGTAGTAACTTTGTCCGGATAACATGTTTCCTAACATTCAACTTTACAGCAATGATTGGCAACATCACTGCAAGTCTTTGGCAGTTT cCCACTCAGAAATGGTTGTTCATATTCACGACAATCCGTATCTTGTTCATTCCCCTGTACTTACTATGCAACTACCAACCGATGTACACGACTCGTACACTGCCAGTATGGGTAAACAATGATTGGGCGTATTGGGGGATGGCCGTGTTGCTGGGCTGGAGTTCGGGCCATGGCAGTTCTCTGGGCATGATGTATGTCAGTGG aACCGTAGCCCCAGAGAATGCGATGACAGCGGGTATGATAGGAGGCGCAACACTAGTGACAGGCATTGTGGCGGGTATCACCTTCTCCAAGTTCTGCCCCGCACTAGTGTCTCTCAACGCGTGGACCAATATGTAG
- the LOC123877884 gene encoding equilibrative nucleoside transporter 1 isoform X2: protein MIVGAMEMSHQGGTEAESLLRGDRSAVVMPPQRRWDAKGEGEKAPFLRNEPVKLTPAWEGSNLPNDTLNLKGIAMDLAPPKDKWNLIYLTLLLHGLGTLTAWNMFITAKDYFVKYKLLNAPQYSGDFMTYVGWACQVPNLLFSWINIFVKIGGNLTTRIVWSLCMEVLIFVVTVVLAMVDSSQWSEAFFILTVISVFFLNGFNAIFQNSVYGLAARLPPQYTGAVVLGSNICGTLVVFISWASDVFTSSYRTSAIYYFIAGMFVLLICFDTYFALPLNRFYRYHETLQERTLRVNPALAATNQNADPVQKKTPYGLIVRQSFIQLYNIFIVFFVTLAVFPAVHSDIQPITPGFLGSNFVRITCFLTFNFTAMIGNITASLWQFPTQKWLFIFTTIRILFIPLYLLCNYQPMYTTRTLPVWVNNDWAYWGMAVLLGWSSGHGSSLGMMYVSGTVAPENAMTAGMIGGATLVTGIVAGITFSKFCPALVSLNAWTNM, encoded by the exons gttGGGATGCAAAGGGCGAGGGCGAGAAGGCGCCCTTCTTACGAAACGAGCCCGTGAAACTGACGCCAGCCTGGGAGGGCTCCAACCTGCCCAATGACACACTTAACTTGAAAG GTATAGCTATGGACTTGGCGCCACCCAAAGACAAATGGAACCTAATCTACTTGACTCTATTACTGCACGGTCTAGGCACGCTGACCGCGTGGAATATGTTCATAACGGCGAAGGACTACTTCGTGAAGTATAAGCTGCTGAACGCCCCGCAATACTCGGGCGACTTTATGACGTACGTTGGATGGGCGTGCCAAGTGCCCAACTTGCTGTTCAGTTGGATCAACATATTTGTTAAGATTGG GGGTAACCTGACGACGCGAATAGTGTGGTCGCTATGCATGGAGGTGCTGATCTTTGTGGTGACGGTGGTCCTCGCCATGGTGGACAGCTCGCAGTGGTCGGAGGCCTTCTTTATACTGACCGTCATATCTGTCTTCTTTTTGAATG GTTTCAACGCAATTTTCCAAAACTCCGTTTACGGGTTGGCCGCGCGTCTACCTCCCCAATACACTGGAGCGGTGGTGCTTGGCTCAAACATTTGCGGCACATTGGTCGTGTTCATCAGCTGGGCCTCTGACGTATTCACGAGCAGCTATAGGACGTCCGCGATATACTACTTCATTGCTGGAATGTTTGTGCTGCTCATATGTTTTGACACCTACTTCGCTTTGCCGTTAAAC AGATTCTACCGCTACCACGAAACATTACAAGAGCGAACTCTACGTGTGAACCCCGCCTTAGCAGCGACCAATCAGAATGCGGATCCTGTCCAAAAGAAGACGCCATACGGCCTCATAGTGAGGCAGTCATTCATACAGCTGTACAACATCTTTATAGTCTTCTTTGTCACTCTTGCTGTCTTTCCTGCAGTGCATTCAG ATATTCAACCAATCACACCAGGCTTCCTTGGTAGTAACTTTGTCCGGATAACATGTTTCCTAACATTCAACTTTACAGCAATGATTGGCAACATCACTGCAAGTCTTTGGCAGTTT cCCACTCAGAAATGGTTGTTCATATTCACGACAATCCGTATCTTGTTCATTCCCCTGTACTTACTATGCAACTACCAACCGATGTACACGACTCGTACACTGCCAGTATGGGTAAACAATGATTGGGCGTATTGGGGGATGGCCGTGTTGCTGGGCTGGAGTTCGGGCCATGGCAGTTCTCTGGGCATGATGTATGTCAGTGG aACCGTAGCCCCAGAGAATGCGATGACAGCGGGTATGATAGGAGGCGCAACACTAGTGACAGGCATTGTGGCGGGTATCACCTTCTCCAAGTTCTGCCCCGCACTAGTGTCTCTCAACGCGTGGACCAATATGTAG
- the LOC123877903 gene encoding uncharacterized protein LOC123877903, with translation MKCFCLLLASAALVHGYAIKDNEIETSRLRTSDDLLNSVISDCFETESPMSCLKVKVLSFLDTKLGVSSESARALDEKNIDKVIFDRVGRILNQNEFRFQLPEFIFQSAEVSYRADRGFDVDFPETDAENGEARGILKKKLLLPVLLLLKLKMKALMPILVAIIGIKAVKALILSKLAITLVVGFLVYNLIMKKGAMPMMMAPTEPPAAQYGPPANQYGPPSTPASAPQDSYNPQWEPAGSGPYARVWDPSQLAYSSYYPGDSSASSSSHQSPSYSSVASISSSSSASSP, from the exons ATGAAGTGTTTTTGCCTCCTCCTGGCTTCAGCGGCCCTGGTGCACGGTTACGCAATCAAGGACAATGAAATCGAAACATCCCGTTTGCGCACAAGTGATGATCTCCTGAACAGTGTTATCAGTGATTGTTTTGAAACGGAATCCCCTATGTCATGTCTCAAAGTGAAAGTCCTGTCGTTCTTGGACACGAAACTTGGTGTATCATCGGAGTCTGCGAGGGCTTTGGATGAGAAGAATATCGACAAAGTGATCTTCGACCGCGTCGGAAGGATTTTGAACCAGAATGAGTTCAGGTTCCAACTGCCTGAGTTCATTTTCCAGAGCGCTGAGGTTTCTTACCGCGCTGACAGAGGATTCGACGTGGATTTCCCTGAAACCGATGCTGAAAATGGCGAAG CTCGTGGCATCCTCAAGAAGAAGCTCTTGCTGCCAGTTCTTCTCCTTCTCAAGTTGAAGATGAAGGCGCTGATGCCGATCCTTGTAGCCatcatcggcatcaaagctgtCAAGGCTCTAATTCTGAGCAAACTGGCCATTACTCTTGTCGTAGGATTCCTTGTGTACAATCTGATCATGAAGAAAGGAG CCATGCCAATGATGATGGCCCCGACAGAGCCGCCTGCAGCCCAGTACGGACCCCCGGCCAATCAATACGGACCTCCATCAACCCCTGCCTCAGCGCCTCAAGATTCCTACAACCCACAATGGGAGCCCGCCGGCTCAGGACCCTACGCAAGAGTCTGGGACCCCTCCCAACTTGCATATAGCTCATACTACCCTGGTGATTCCAGTGCGTCATCATCATCCCATCAATCACCAAGCTACTCAAGCGTCGCCTCAATCTCATCATCTTCATCTGCCTCATCACCCTGA